Proteins co-encoded in one Salvia splendens isolate huo1 chromosome 4, SspV2, whole genome shotgun sequence genomic window:
- the LOC121801065 gene encoding protein disulfide isomerase pTAC5, chloroplastic-like → MQRKPDAICADQNNQFLTTVIPHKYLLLKPPNSNETIFPPTIIQNAASNSNSHISPPSQTQFQRRLLETLIQSHLCFAFPSNHEPFNEETRWLREEQRWLREESRWNAERQSLLQEINSLKLRIQDLESLNSLKGASVSDTVGNIAKLLQALKVGDLKKNVNKIAESGTSALPLVVETATEEEEIVVKEVISTPEKKEHVLKCATLRVGSGGDEVGAMQGALQKLGFYSGEEDMEFSNFSSGTERAVKTWQSTLGVREDGIMTADLLHRLFGASESGITKKEEPKSTDQVKGANGGPVVTGEGVTEVGASRARVFLLGENRWEDSSRLSGGSKRIVKSANENSATKCLTCRGEGRLLCMECDGTGEPNIEPQFMEWVDEGDAKCPYCEGLGYTNCDLCEGQGKTSSSF, encoded by the exons ATGCAGAGGAAACCTGATGCTATCTGTGCAGATCA AAATAACCAATTTTTAACAACCGTCATCCCTCACAAATATCTACTCCTTAAACCACCCAATTCCAATGAAACCATATTCCCACCCACCATCATACAAAATGCCGCTTCTAACTCCAATTCCCACATTTCCCCTCCTTCACAAACCCAATTTCAACGCAGGTTACTTGAGACCCTTATCCAATCACATCTATGCTTCGCATTTCCATCCAATCACGAACCATTCAACGAGGAGACCCGGTGGCTGAGGGAGGAGCAGCGGTGGTTGAGGGAGGAGTCGCGGTGGAATGCCGAGCGCCAATCATTGCTGCAAGAGATAAACAGCCTTAAGCTCAGAATTCAAGACCTCGAGAGCCTTAATTCTCTCAAGGGCGCCTCTGTTTCTGACACCGTCGGAAATATTGCCAAATTGCTGCAG GCACTCAAGGTGGGAGATTTAAAGAAGAATGTGAACAAAATTGCTGAGAGTGGAACTAGTGCTCTTCCGTTAGTGGTTGAGACAGCTACAGAGGAGGAGGAAATTGTCGTAAAGGAAGTGATCAGTACTCCAGAAAAGAAGGAACATGTGTTAAAATGTGCAACATTGAGAGTAGGATCAGGAGGAGATGAAGTCGGGGCAATGCAG GGAGCCTTGCAGAAACTTGGGTTCTACTCAGGTGAAGAGGACATGGAATTTTCTAACTTCTCAAGTGGCACTGAACGTGCTGTTAAAACATGGCAA TCAACATTAGGAGTGCGTGAAGATGGCATTATGACAGCTGATCTTCTGCACAGGTTATTTGGAGCTTCTGAATCGGGAATCACCAAAAAGGAAGAACCTAAATCAACTGACCAAGTGAAG GGAGCCAATGGAGGCCCGGTTGTAACAGGCGAAGGTGTAACAGAAGTTGGGGCATCTCGAGCTAGAGTCTTTCTTCTTGGAGAGAATAGGTGGGAAGACTCTTCAAGGCTCTCTGGTGGTAGCAAAAGAATAGTCAAAAGTGCAAATGAAAATTCAGCTACCAAGTGCCTTACCTGTCGTGGAGAAGGCCGCTTATTGTGCATGG AATGTGATGGAACTGGGGAGCCAAATATTGAGCCACAG TTTATGGAATGGGTTGATGAAGGAGATGCGAAGTGTCCTTACTGTGAAGGGCTTGGATATACAAACTGCGATCTCTGTGAGGGCCAAGGGAAGACCTCCTCTAGCTTTTga
- the LOC121801611 gene encoding uncharacterized protein LOC121801611, whose amino-acid sequence MDPQRAYTLPLLLILSILSLHYKVIYGDSSVLFLDSPTRQYLRHSSEQTVSLSPSEIGATASVLLGFAPPSTLSAASSSKLNEVLAPNPFDRPRALLMVEVTGAEDSELVGRLDKSPTSSTLRIKVEGNQRVGIQLPDEDELSMVSLNEISSSAECSDKELSDYASWLGGSYVEDPSQSLNGELLIPITNGGFMRLHMSERADREFTTSLVMLISNMKKAMELHPVLTKSERSPAELMMGRFDGIKALQDHYGKEGIAQSGMEVFVNSVSNMLDTLQAAYQGKIVGVIGHRGWVDSEQENMFHFTVNTRSSARLLQQTKLSPERIIIAEIAFVRITLAWITGIILLIAIILGIYFLLNMSITKDTLLYSNVKLD is encoded by the exons ATGGATCCTCAGAGAGCTTACACTCTTCCCCTTCTGCTCATCCTATCTATTCTTTCTCTACACTACAAG GTGATCTATGGGGATTCCTCAGTTCTTTTCCTCGACAGTCCTACTCGCCAATATCTTCGCCATTCATCAGAGCAG ACTGTTTCTCTTTCCCCGTCTGAAATTGGTGCTACTGCATCAGTATTGCTTGGCTTTGCACCACCTTCTACACTCTCTGCTGCTAGCTCATCCAAG CTGAATGAGGTGCTTGCGCCTAACCCATTCGACAGACCCCGTGCATTATTGATGGTTGAGGTTACAGGAGCTGAAG ATTCTGAACTTGTTGGCCGCTTAGATAAATCTCCTACTAGTAGCACCCTGAGGATCAAGGTTGAAGGTAACCAAAGAGTGGGCATTCAGCTTCCAG ACGAAGATGAACTTTCTATGGTGTCACTGAATGAAATCTCAAGCAGTGCTGAATGTTCCGACAAAGAACTAAGTGATTAT GCATCCTGGTTGGGCGGATCATATGTTGAAGATCCATCCCAATCACTGAATGGGGAACTACTCATTCCCATCACTAATGGTGGCTTTATGAGACTTCATATGTCAGAG AGAGCAGACAGAGAATTCACAACAAGTCTTGTAATGCTTATTAGTAACATGAAAAAGGCTATGGAGTTGCATCCAGTATTGACAAAAAGTGAGCGAAGTCCTGCAGAGCTTATGATGGGCAGATTTGATGGAATTAAG GCTTTACAAGATCACTATGGAAAGGAAGGAATTGCTCAAAGTGGAATGGAAGTTTTTGTTAATTCCGTATCGAATATGCTCGACACTTTGCAGGCAGCATATCAAG GGAAAATTGTTGGAGTCATTGGCCACAGGGGCTGGGTTGATTCAGAGCAAGAGAATATGTTCCATTTCACAGTAAATACTCGATCATCTGCTCGTTTGCTGCAGCAAACAAAACTCTCTCCGGAGAGGATCATAATCGCAGAAATAGCCTTTGTTAGAATCACCTTGGCCTGGATAACAGGGATCATTCTTCTTATTGCCATTATTTTGGGG ATCTACTTTCTTCTCAACATGTCAATCACCAAGGATACCCTTTTATATTCTAATGTCAAGCTCGACTAA